Within Colias croceus chromosome 27, ilColCroc2.1, the genomic segment tatagaaaaaataccAAGTTACAACTTGATACTACCAAGTAAGTTAACTTActatgtataaattgacaaagAATTGCATTTATACAAGTAAATAAggattttattagttttattgataacttaaatatataatacaacTAACCTTCCATTTCAATGCCATATCTGTGCgctaaatataatacattatctCCTACTTTACCTCTTACTTTGGTTTTCTTACCATCTTTATCAACATACACTACATTTACCCTGTAAACAGTTTAAtcatgtaagtatattttcaCCAACttaaattatcttatattaatttactacGCTACTCTTTGCCTATGAACaaagtatacaaaaaaaaatgaaacattaaaCACAGGCACAACTTGAAACAGCGCAAAAAAGATGTGAGACAAGTCTTTAAAGAtaagcatttttatttaatttatgacaCTTACACTTCGTCTTCTGACTTAGGATCCTGCCATTCGTATTCACCATGCCTTAGACCTAAAtgaaaatagtaataattagttacaatacgtaaattttgtacaaaattgagcactagattattatattacctgCAGATACGTGAAATTGGCTCTTTTGTACGCACTGTGCGATTTTTCTGACCTTATGTGCTGTTAAATTGAGACATCTTAAAGAACGAATCATTTTggtaatatttcataatacaaacaccatttattattaaagttgtatgatttttctttcaaattcaaaattgcGAGAGGTTATTTTGATTGAACATTTACGAATGACAAACAAGTCAAACATTGTAATGTCATTTGTCAACAATGTCAATGTGTGAATTATAAATGTCAACAAGACTTCATGGCAGTATCAGCTGATTTTTAAATCTACAATCTATATTTTTGTTGGTTTATGgacgtattcagaaagaaagctggaAACTTATTTAACCGCTTACCGGCGCTTGTCAGCGTTGGTTAGTTCTACAGTGGTTCTACTTCTACACATAGGATATTTTGTGTAGAACGAACGGATATTTCCTGCGCGGGTAACCAGCGCTGATAAGCACTTATAAGTTTCCAGCCATCTTTCTGAAATCCGAATATGCCCTTATGCTCTGTcctgatatattttttttaatattattctcaCTAACATTCTGATAAATTATTCTGTGCTAGTTTATATTGATGtcattcaatttataaaaacttataGAACTTTTGTTTTGGTATTTAAATATCGAGTCTAcaaaatacttacaatatCAAACATTCATTGAAGAAAATTACGAACTTGTTTtaggtttttaaaattacgttGTACACGTTTTTGTGTATTGTTACAAGCTTTGTACCTTTgtgcgtattcagaaagaaaacTTGAAACGTACAAgtgcttatcggcgcttgtcagcgctggtaacccgagcaggaaaatatatgaacaagCGGCGATAAGCGCTGATAGGCGCCTATAAgcggtacctacctaccttgGTACCTACAGAAAAAACTTGGTCTTTTGAAATTAGTTTTATGCTATGGtaaccacagagcaagtaatgaTGGTCGATGGACGATTAGGTATCTTTCAAAGATGACTGAAAGAGCCGAGGAAAGAGCACTCAAAAGTCaaaatgtcaaatgtcaatatGTCATCAATAATCAAACTTATCAAAGGCATAGGCATCAgcataattttcataaaatgaaattaatacctataattttaattagatattaattttgcattttcataaaaagtaCAATGTAACATagatgttaaatttaaatattatatagtaattattaattataatttcgtAATAAGATTGATGTTGTGAATTTGGGTGATAGcatattaaataggtacataagtcGGTAAGTTTTATGACCAAATGACGTGTATATTCCAAGACTTTTTAACCTTGtacttgtaattttttaccaTTCAATTGTtcataaagttaaaaataaacttacttaTCTATTATGGGAAtacttatttatcttttatccATTCTATTTTTGTAAGTAAGATTCTCTTATCACATAGAATTATTCCATTAGTTTTCTATTATCAATAACACTGTCAATCCATGTCTTTTGATAACgcatgttttgataaaagaaataattttttgttcacgGCCTACTGAGTTTTAAAAATCACACATAGGGGGATAGGGGCTTTTTTATCACAACATAGTagaaacaaagtcgcttttcgCCGTCTGTGTATCTGTATGTatagatctttaaaacaatGCAATGGAAtgccatttattttaatagaaagagGAGTTGTTGGTGATGGTTTTAGTACAAAGTTGTTGGTTGTAGATAAGGCGGGAGgctaatattgtttaaaatatatacaagccatattattccttcagctcctggaatcacagacacaatagaaaatctattgtgtcgtggtctcaTTGGGCTGCTCGGTGGTCAAGGGGTTATAGTAAGGCCTTACTATAATGTGGCTTGTcctagtaaaaatattttgtttttcagccataaaataataaataaaatcttgaaATTAAATTGTCACATTTTTTTCAGATATATAAAAGGCAACAATGACTGATAAAGTTGATATAAAAGTCAAAAAGATCGACGAAAGAAAGGATCCCACTTTACTCTTGCCAGATGAACCAATGTCATACGAAATAAAGCCAAAaaggaaaaagaaaaagaaaatacaagAAGACCCTTTTAAAGATATtgaagaaaatgtaaaattaccAACAGTCGCTGTGTTCGATCCATCGTCTGATTCTGTATTGGATCcagaagtaaatataaaagttgaaaatattgaagttgaATTGGATTTTAATGATGTGAGTACGTTTGAAAacttatttctataatatagaattgtaaaaacatacataactATAGGCATACAAGCTGTTTGAATTACTGTACTTATGTTGTTGTAATtggatttatataaaaatcaccTTGTTAAATGAACatcatttcaaatttaaatattaaaacaaaaacatcatACTACCATTCCTGATATAGACCTGTTTATCTGAATTAGTAGACAACTACATTAATgctatttacttattatttataattttttatgctTTTAACTTCCATCTACTATTTTTAATCTTGTATACTACCCTCGTAAAGTGTTTTGTAAGacatttattgaataatttatttcttattacagTTTGCAAATGATCATGGCTTAATGATGGGTACAAACAGTGATGACAGCCAGCCCGAGCCCATAGTCAAACTAGAACAAGATAATAAAGAAGCTACCCTTCTAACTTTTGAAAATATCATCAACGATAAATCAATTTGCAAAGTGTGCCATCTAGTCTTTCGAACGCCAAAAACATTACGAATGCATCAGAAAAGGAAGCACAAGGTGTTCAGACGGTCATTTAAACATATATGTGATCATTGTGGTATGTCGTATGAGACAAAGAACAGTTTAGTAGCGCACATGAAAAGGAAGCATGGACCAGATTCCACGCCTGATGACAGAGAAGAGAGGACGTGTGATGTGTGTGCTCTAGTCTTTAAAGGCATGGCTAGGTTGCGTATGCACATGCGAAGAAAACACGGCTCTTTTGAAGAGTCCTTCAAACATATTTGCGAGGACTGCGGACTGACATATGATAAGTACAGGAGTTTAATAGTACACATACAAAGAAAGCATTCGAAAACAGACGAGCCAATCACAGATCAGTGGTTCAAATGTCCGTTTTGTCCGAAAGGATTCGGTAAACGGGAAACTTATGTTAGACATGTACAGAGAAAACACAGGGTAAATGATGAAGAAACAAGCAAGAATCAAGAAGTTGGAGAAGATATTGGGAAAGTGGAAAGTACAGAAACAGGAGAGATATGTTGTGCCGAGTGTCCATTGGTTTTTTCGTCATTGAActatttaaaactgcatatgAGACGAAAGCATAACGCCTTTAAGGATAACTTTCGActgaaatgtaaaatatgtaacttGTCTTATGATAAAATAGAGAGCTTAAAGCGCCACATTCGCAGAAAACATGATAAGGGGTCCAATTGCGATGTGTGTAATAAGCAATTTGATACTCGAGAACTGTACTTAAATCATACCCACGAAAGATTGGTTAGAGAATGTACAATTTGTGGATTAATATTTGCGTCCCAAAGTGGTCTAGGTAAACATTTACGATGTACGCACAAGATTGTTCAACCGAAGACTGTTTTCTGCCATATTTGTAACGAAGGTTTCAATGATAAACGTCAATTAAAGCTGCATTATTTAAGAGTTCATTTAAATGTATCTTATACTTGTCGATTTTGTAAAAAAGTGTTCAAAGCGAAGGAGAGTTACAGACGCCATGTTGTATTTAAGCATCAAAACAAACGTCCAAATAGTGAATTGCAAACTTGTGATCAATGTTCTGAAACGTTTTCTGATGAGTTTGAGCTCAGTCGACATTTCGATTTAGTGCACCGGCGAGCAGAGGGAACAcaagaaacaaataatgtagttataaaaaaagaagatGCAGATATACCGAATTCATACCAATGCACAAAGTGCACGGAAAACTATATGTCTTGGGATCAATTGAAATTGCATTACGAGCAAAACCATTACATTCTAGCCGAAACACAGTGTCAAGTGTGTGGCGAAATAATACCTGGTAACGAACTACAGAAGCATATGAAAGATGCGCATACAGATAACAGCATGCGATGTAGATATTGTGAATATGTTACGAATAATAGAGCGAGTATGACTCAGCATATTTTAAGGCATAAGAATGCGACTACGTTGAACTGTCATTTTGAGAATTGTAAATATAAGACATTTTATGAAGGTGCAATGGAGAAGCATAAGCGTAAACATGAAGACCAGGGTGTCAAGTTACAGTGTACCCAGTGTCCGTTCCAGACGATGAATAAGTATATATTGAAGTATCACGAAGAAGCGCATATGACGGGTAAGAAACGGTATTCGTGTGATCAATGTGATTACGCTACAGTTTTGCCTGCGAGCTTAGTTCAGCACAAATATAAACATTCCACAGAAAAGAGATTTAAATGCGAAATGTGTCCGTTTGCTACAAAGTACAATACGTCGTTACGTTTTCAtgttaagaaaaaacattGTGATCTCCCATCTTAATGTTGTTAAATGTTGattgtttatgaaattaaaattattggtGTTTTgacgatttaattttatttcatactaacTACTCCGGCAGGCATAGAAAACTACTATATTCAGTAAAGTATAcagtttgtaaaatttttctatatttttttatatttcctttCCTTATATTTCCTTTTACTGACAATAACGAATAAAAGTATAcagtttgtaaaatttttctatatttttttatatttcctttCCTTATATTTCCTTTTACTGACAATAACGAATAGGTACACCAAAataagaattatcaaaatcagTCCAACCATTCAGACCATTCATGTGTGCCctgaccaagggaaatagggattaatttttatagagattattaattatgtctAGTCAAtgatatacctactattaagATGTTAGAACTTGGTCGGAAATTAAtttctgtatttgtaaattccCGCTAATAATAGGTTTAACTTGCCAATTGtttactaattaaaatatgatcaTATTATGATCTAAAGGCAATTTTGTTCTAGGGTTGACTTTAGAAACTTGCGGCACGAATTTCggcgtgattttaatttttttcgatcGATAATAATGCCCCGAAACATACATTAGCGGCTTTTCGTGCGGAAACGTGTAATTACAGagaaatcttaatttgaatttttgagGCTATGTTCAAAATTGTTTGAGTTACATTGACAAAACTACCTACAAGAATTTCGTTTGAAAGAGATAACAAATGTCaaaatgtacattaaaaaCCATAGTTCCTTCATAGTTCATTCAAAAGCATGATGCTGAGGGACAACAATTCAAACGGATTATTGGCGAGTAGTATATGATTGGGGCAACATGGGtatgttcataaaaaagttaatcacTCAGACCCAGACAACCCATTTGTTGCCCCTGATGGGACTCATACTCAAAGAATTGAGTCCCAGTGGTGTGTTGTAaagagattttttaaaaaagataacTATAACCACCCAAACTtcgatgatattattaaagaatataatatgtggagACGCtgattggaaaaaaataaaattgatccaTTCATTGCCCatgtaaattgtatcaaacatgtataattattaaaaaaatgttttttttttattgtatgtatattgcACACAAATTGTTAGTAACAGAACCGAATCTGTCCACCCCGATTCCACGTGGTACTTGTCTGTCATACACTagagtgtattaaaaaagtcGGAGGCGCGGAGGAGCGTGGCGCCCGCGTGTGCTGAGGAGCAGGCAGAGTCAAGTGAGCCGGAGTGGCTGAGGCTGGTCGCCAAAGGCGACCAAAAAGCCGAAGCTACGAAGGCGAGTGAAGACTTCTGCCTGCAACAAGGTACACGGGGGCAAGCGCCACGTTCTGCAGCGCCGGAGCAGTCAAGAAAGCCCATAATCTTCAATATATTTCTAACTAcatttcactacatagtataaaacaaagtcgctttttctgtccctatttccctatgtccctttgtatgtttaaatctttaaaactacgcaacggactttgatgcggttttttttaatagatagagtgattcaagaggaaggttttaggtatataatttattaggatttagacaaagcgggcgaagccgcgggcggtaagctactaaaaatataaactcaaaaaaaatAGAAGGGGGGGGTTTCCGCACCCCCCCACTTCACAGGGGGTCTCCCCTTACCTTCCCCCTCCCTTTTCCTCCCCTCCCCCCCCTTAATTCGTGCCGCAAATTTCTAAAGAAATACCTTGTTCTAGACTCTAGTATCAAAACCACAGATCACTGATCAAAacgctttaaaaaaaattaaatgtcatTTATGGCGAAATATCTTGCATTTGTGCAAGTAAAggaacaattattaaaaaaaaaaaagctgtTTTCTGAGCTGTCAAAAATGCAGTGATTCAATTtgtcagtttttatttttaatatcgcACGCATCTTTAATATCCCATCGTTTCTTTCTCACTCAAACACAGCAAAAGCTTATGTGAATGAAAGAGAAGGAATATAGAAAATAGATTACAGCAATATCTTGCTCGACGTTCTATGTTCTAGGAGAAACATCGGGAAAACTCAAAAtgctttattgttttatgtaaaCATTTAGTAAATGTAGTAAAGATTAATTGTTGCGCGATCAATGTGAATAAGCGTGTCCGTTTTGCTGCTGTGTGATATTTTTGTGACAAAATGGATTTTCTAAGTCTTCCAGTCGTTGTGATTGAAAATATACTAACGTATCTTTCTTACGATGAAGTTGCTAGAAACAGGCTGGTAAGTGgtctttatttatagatatgacaatattttactgttacaaatgttatctgtacattgaaaagtATTGGTTTATAATTAACACGTAATTATTCGAGAAGGTACCAAGTTTACAAGAATAGAATACCTATGTCCAAACAAACTGCATATAATGCCTTACTCTAGACTATAATATTGGACGTTTTATAGTGAATTAACTGAATGTAGAGTAACTTACATATAAACACTTAACACaatgtatgaaataatataatagccCAAAATGTAACTATTTAGTTGCAGAGTATTTGGCTTCTTTTCTACAtcttcatgttttttttttattatataataatatagtaagtatgtgtcccacaacacattaaattctctaaagggcctctgcgtgttggacctgtgtccccacgtaagccttccaaaggaccgggtatcatccttacggcgatacccgtgtattatggagagagaCATAATAAGTATCTCACCTTTAAAACCTTGAAGCTAAATTAAAGCCAATAAGTTGTTAAAGTCAATATATTTCCACTGAATGTCATGATTTAAcgagtatcaaaataaatattaaatatttgaagttTCATATCTCATCTAGAAACCTATTCAGTATTAGAATCtcttaatattacaaaatccgtatttatattttactcacattaaataattcaataatatacAGGTACATGTACCATTAAAACAATTCCCATGTGTGTGTTTAAAACTATTCAAATTCACCAGTATTTTAACACTTATTACCAAACCATGTTGAAACAACTACTACTTTAgtaatttttgtgtttaaagagtaacaaatataTGCATTCCTGTAAAGTTTTGTGtctataatattcatatttcataggATAATAGGTTCTTTTTAGCTTTTTTTAGGTAGCTTTTTTCATAAGCCTTTGTAAAAATTTTGGCAAAACAATATTTGCTGGATCAGCAGTACAATGCTTAAATAACTgtggatataaattatatattgtacTCAATTAGACCATTATTTTCtgtttttcaaactcaaacatttatttattcaattagacttcttctagaagtactttttacatttacatttacatatttttaacatttaccaccgattcggaaagaagtgttgaaacatttttgttgaagaatacataattatattcaaacaaTATGTTTTCCAGGTATCAAAAGCGTTCAACGATATATGCATGCGAATGTTGAACCGCGGCTTCCTCATGATCGAGAGGAGGCATGCCTTGGCGTTGAAGAGCGTGAAGGCGCAACTGCCGCGTCGGGAGTCTGAGCGCAggtagtgaaaaaaaaaattgttttgattATATTCAACTAGCCAAAATCATGtgaaaaaaagacgtgtggcactcggggactgccgcggtaaagctattgcctgcaagccacacctccgtgcccgtgggagtggggagcgtgaggttttttttgttacggaatttctggattcggtccccgcgctcaaggcccgcgatagaagatTTGCAAAAGCTTAAAAATCGCATAAAATAAGATACACAAACAcgctttcacatttataacttTAGTAAGGATTTTATTAATCATACATTCATGGATAATATCTCATTggcacaataaaataacactttgacatttattaaaataagacttcaATGCAACTAACTTCTAGAgtactaattattaaatatattgtgttattatttaattactttctGCCAGTAGTTACGCATGCATTTTTGTTGGCAAGGCATAACAACTGTCCCTCattcaaaattacaatttgGTTTATTGTTTCCTCATATTATGTTCATTGAACAACAAAAAGGcccataatatttttataatatttttctttaacatttttggacatcgcttttttacttttttccaTGCATTTACAGATATCACCCATTGGCAAGACACTGTGATATTTTGACATCAATTGAAACGAGGATTTCAATGCTCAACATGACATACTCGAAATTTATTGACAGTGGTATCTGCTGCTTCATACCAGGAAAGGTAAGGTcctattataattactttataataataataaaaaaacactttattgtgcaatGCACAGAAAaagaacaatttaaataatatacatacttaaaatTGTTTAGATGTGAAGGTGGTATTGAAAACAAAGAGAATCAATCGAATAATATATGAAGCAATTAATCAGTTAACCTTTGTTTCTGTCTATCTTTTTGTTTTTcgatattaatataaacagtGCCATAGAGAACACACATAATAATAGAATActctttcttcttttttttaaatggcaACTCCCGAAACCAGTGTGGACAGATCCTGCCAATCTTTAAATACTCAATTTTGAATCCTTGAACTTAGAATACATTAGCTGACTTCAAATGGAACGTGTTTTTACGCGTATACCGCTACTACCTCAGTAAAATATATGAGTTCTAAgacataaaaagtaataaaccTCACCgtcatattttttcatagtACCCTCACAATATTTTGCCACATTTTTTGcacattttttgttattctttcaggTGATAGACGAAATCCGACGCGTGTTAAGCATAGTGGAGACATCGAAAACGCCACCCCGTGCTCACGAAGTGTTGCAAGAGTTAAGAGATATATCTAGTATGGCAATCGAACATTTTGACGATAAAATATCGCCAGCGTTCCGTAAGAGATTGCAGGAAGGTGTTGCCATGCCACCGCCGAGACCGTCGCAAGGTAATAACGAGATGATATTTATCATGTACCTAATCTCATTATTATGTTTGGTTTCAACTTGGTGATGGCTTAATCATTTTTGAGATTTGTGTGAAGAAATTCACATATAAACAGagtagcttccgcccacgactttgtacgtgcatccccgtttttccccgttcccgcaagaatttcgggaaatcctttcttagcgaatgcctacgtcctaacatctacctgcctgccaaatttcagcccgatacgtccagtggtttgggctgtgcgttgatagataactatatcagtcacctttgagttttatatatatagattttatttgtgatAATCATTGCTCTATATTTACTTTTCTTTAAGTTGTGTGATGAGTCTTGAAACTATGtactatacttaatataattctGTTTCTAACCAAATTGATTGGCATTGTAGTAAATTCAGATAAGCTGTGtatgctaataataataatttaatttgttattacataatatacagacctattaataaaaccaaaaatccttttaatattatgtgcatatagatttgaaaaaat encodes:
- the LOC123703709 gene encoding adrenodoxin-like protein 1, mitochondrial, with product MIRSLRCLNLTAHKVRKIAQCVQKSQFHVSAGLRHGEYEWQDPKSEDEVVNVVYVDKDGKKTKVRGKVGDNVLYLAHRYGIEMEGACEASLACTTCHVYVNHDYCDKLPPSEEKEDDLLDMAPFLKENSRLGCQITLTKDLEGMELQLPKATRNFYVDGHKPTPH
- the LOC123703694 gene encoding zinc finger protein 808-like yields the protein MTDKVDIKVKKIDERKDPTLLLPDEPMSYEIKPKRKKKKKIQEDPFKDIEENVKLPTVAVFDPSSDSVLDPEVNIKVENIEVELDFNDFANDHGLMMGTNSDDSQPEPIVKLEQDNKEATLLTFENIINDKSICKVCHLVFRTPKTLRMHQKRKHKVFRRSFKHICDHCGMSYETKNSLVAHMKRKHGPDSTPDDREERTCDVCALVFKGMARLRMHMRRKHGSFEESFKHICEDCGLTYDKYRSLIVHIQRKHSKTDEPITDQWFKCPFCPKGFGKRETYVRHVQRKHRVNDEETSKNQEVGEDIGKVESTETGEICCAECPLVFSSLNYLKLHMRRKHNAFKDNFRLKCKICNLSYDKIESLKRHIRRKHDKGSNCDVCNKQFDTRELYLNHTHERLVRECTICGLIFASQSGLGKHLRCTHKIVQPKTVFCHICNEGFNDKRQLKLHYLRVHLNVSYTCRFCKKVFKAKESYRRHVVFKHQNKRPNSELQTCDQCSETFSDEFELSRHFDLVHRRAEGTQETNNVVIKKEDADIPNSYQCTKCTENYMSWDQLKLHYEQNHYILAETQCQVCGEIIPGNELQKHMKDAHTDNSMRCRYCEYVTNNRASMTQHILRHKNATTLNCHFENCKYKTFYEGAMEKHKRKHEDQGVKLQCTQCPFQTMNKYILKYHEEAHMTGKKRYSCDQCDYATVLPASLVQHKYKHSTEKRFKCEMCPFATKYNTSLRFHVKKKHCDLPS